A genomic segment from Micromonospora echinaurantiaca encodes:
- a CDS encoding ribosomal maturation YjgA family protein, giving the protein MSLAVRWTRLLMVVSAAGFIGAAFTIRAAMDGPIEQYSGAALSAAIVYTIVIFIWPLISPLPAGSAAIAYCWFIEFAQLTPIPAALSQRSWLARQLLGAQFDLIDVAWYPVGVIPLVAAHWFLAASTRSPPNPTPAEP; this is encoded by the coding sequence ATGTCGCTCGCAGTGCGCTGGACTCGGCTGCTGATGGTGGTATCGGCAGCCGGCTTTATAGGCGCGGCCTTCACAATCCGCGCCGCGATGGACGGGCCTATCGAACAGTACTCAGGCGCCGCCTTGTCCGCGGCCATCGTCTACACGATAGTGATCTTCATATGGCCGCTGATCTCCCCACTTCCCGCCGGCAGCGCCGCGATCGCATACTGCTGGTTCATCGAGTTTGCACAGCTCACCCCCATACCCGCGGCACTCTCCCAACGCAGCTGGCTCGCCCGCCAGCTGCTAGGCGCCCAGTTCGACCTCATTGATGTTGCCTGGTACCCCGTCGGCGTTATCCCATTGGTCGCCGCGCATTGGTTCCTCGCTGCCAGCACACGTTCCCCACCAAACCCGACACCCGCTGAGCCTTAG
- a CDS encoding low temperature requirement protein A, with product MARDPARPARRPEEQQTTFLDLFLDLVFVFALLQLSLVLLDRMHWSGAAETLLLLLAVLWVWDATSSVSYTFDPRHSAIQAVVIGCMFGSLVMAAAIPEAFGAHGLVFAGAYVAVHVGRSLLVVIISRGDERQRLQVRLTLWYGVSAVPWLAGAVVQGWPRGVLWALALAVNITAFWIGWPVPRLGRANASDLAITGMFLAERHRQFFIIALGGMILDIGLGLSSNPFDADHVAAVVVAFATTVLLWRIYIHRAGEVLAEAFAASCSPLRVTGRAVNAHLVMIAGTVVISAGIHLVVRHAFGHTRPSWAAFILGGPALFLVGRATLEHTVFGRLSRSAWSRSSRSSPSRRQRSSCRRCWSPPSLLSSWSVSP from the coding sequence TTGGCGAGAGATCCAGCCCGGCCGGCCCGGAGACCGGAGGAACAGCAGACGACGTTCCTGGACCTGTTCCTCGACCTGGTGTTCGTCTTCGCGCTTCTCCAGCTCTCGCTAGTGCTGCTGGACCGCATGCATTGGAGCGGCGCCGCCGAGACGCTGCTGCTGCTGCTCGCCGTATTGTGGGTGTGGGACGCGACGAGCTCGGTGTCCTATACGTTCGACCCGCGCCACTCGGCGATACAGGCGGTGGTCATCGGGTGCATGTTCGGCAGCTTAGTGATGGCGGCCGCAATTCCTGAGGCGTTCGGCGCACATGGTCTGGTATTCGCCGGCGCGTACGTCGCCGTCCACGTCGGTCGCAGCCTGCTTGTCGTGATCATTAGCCGCGGCGACGAGCGGCAGCGTCTGCAGGTGCGGCTGACGCTCTGGTATGGCGTGTCGGCGGTGCCATGGCTCGCGGGCGCTGTCGTGCAGGGTTGGCCGCGTGGGGTGCTGTGGGCGCTAGCGCTGGCCGTGAACATCACGGCGTTCTGGATCGGCTGGCCTGTGCCGAGGCTGGGGCGCGCCAATGCTTCGGATCTTGCGATCACAGGCATGTTCCTGGCCGAGCGGCATCGGCAGTTCTTCATCATCGCGCTCGGTGGGATGATTCTGGACATAGGGCTGGGGCTCAGCAGCAACCCCTTTGACGCTGATCACGTCGCGGCAGTGGTTGTGGCGTTCGCGACCACGGTGCTGCTGTGGCGGATCTACATCCACCGGGCTGGGGAGGTTTTGGCCGAGGCCTTCGCTGCGTCCTGCAGTCCGCTCCGCGTCACCGGGAGGGCGGTGAACGCCCACCTGGTCATGATCGCCGGCACCGTCGTGATCTCCGCCGGCATCCATCTCGTCGTCAGACACGCGTTCGGGCACACACGACCGTCTTGGGCCGCCTTCATCCTCGGCGGGCCGGCACTGTTCCTCGTCGGGCGGGCCACCTTAGAACATACGGTGTTCGGCCGGTTGTCCCGCAGCGCATGGTCGCGATCTTCGCGCTCCTCGCCATCGCGCCGGCAACGGTCTTCCTGTCGCCGCTGCTGGTCGCCGCCTTCGCTGCTCTCGTCCTGGTCGGTGTCGCCGTAG
- a CDS encoding helix-turn-helix domain-containing protein produces the protein MDSMPELTFGQRLKLYRERSGKTRAVLGGLVGRSAEWVKAVETDRILPPRVHMLDRIARALKVDVSALIGELSDRSAVVNGPEHPALASVRDAVNRFSFSGALPPQPLAAIRERLDAAWRARHQASDHRTVLGALLPDLVRDAQQAALTYEGDERRRAHALLAEVLGLAQMFLAYQPAAELLWRVADRAMVAAQESGDPEALACAGWFLCQVHRDAGDWDTAMTVTLDVVSVLEARTDEANANLLALWGALNFEAAYTAARAGEDGRAWRYWDRADRVAQRLPQGFYQPQTSFSRVIMGAHAVTVAVELQKSGEAVRQANRLDPAAIPSRPRRARHLIEVARGHYGKGDNEATVATLRQAYDSAPETIRFNGYARQITLDLLQARSVRGDVHDLALKVGLVS, from the coding sequence ATGGACTCCATGCCAGAGCTGACCTTTGGGCAGCGCCTGAAGCTCTACCGCGAGCGGTCGGGCAAGACCCGCGCTGTGCTCGGCGGGCTGGTCGGTCGGAGCGCCGAGTGGGTCAAGGCGGTGGAGACAGATCGCATCCTGCCGCCGCGCGTCCACATGCTGGATCGGATCGCCCGGGCGCTCAAGGTCGACGTGTCCGCGTTGATCGGGGAGTTGAGCGATCGGTCCGCCGTGGTCAACGGGCCGGAGCATCCCGCACTTGCTTCGGTCCGTGACGCCGTCAACCGCTTCTCGTTCTCGGGTGCTCTGCCTCCGCAACCGTTGGCGGCGATCAGGGAACGTCTTGACGCAGCGTGGCGGGCACGCCATCAGGCGTCGGACCACCGGACGGTCCTCGGCGCTTTGCTGCCGGATCTGGTGCGAGATGCGCAGCAGGCCGCGTTGACATACGAGGGTGACGAGCGTCGCCGGGCGCATGCTCTGCTGGCAGAGGTCCTTGGGCTGGCTCAGATGTTCCTGGCCTACCAGCCCGCTGCCGAGTTGCTGTGGCGGGTCGCGGACCGGGCGATGGTGGCGGCGCAGGAGTCGGGCGATCCGGAGGCGTTGGCTTGCGCGGGCTGGTTCCTGTGCCAGGTTCACCGGGACGCCGGGGACTGGGACACCGCCATGACGGTGACCTTGGACGTGGTCTCGGTGCTGGAGGCGCGAACCGACGAGGCAAACGCCAATCTGCTCGCGCTGTGGGGCGCGCTCAATTTCGAGGCCGCCTACACCGCCGCCCGTGCTGGCGAGGACGGCCGTGCGTGGCGTTACTGGGATCGCGCGGATCGGGTGGCGCAGCGATTGCCGCAGGGCTTCTACCAGCCGCAGACGTCGTTCTCCCGGGTCATCATGGGAGCCCACGCCGTGACCGTCGCCGTCGAGTTGCAGAAGTCCGGTGAGGCGGTGCGACAGGCCAATCGCCTTGATCCGGCTGCCATCCCGTCGAGGCCGCGACGCGCGCGCCACCTGATCGAAGTGGCCCGCGGCCACTATGGCAAGGGCGACAACGAGGCCACTGTGGCGACGCTCCGGCAGGCGTACGACTCCGCGCCGGAGACGATCCGTTTCAACGGCTACGCCCGCCAGATCACGCTGGATCTGCTCCAGGCGCGTTCCGTGCGTGGCGACGTGCACGATCTCGCGTTGAAGGTTGGCCTCGTCTCCTGA
- a CDS encoding low temperature requirement protein A, with product MAMESRAGEQPGTYKQSQRAGFVELLFDVVFVFAFTRLSDRMVSDLSWRMGYATFVLTLALWWVWYRLVWATNRYDSTRPAIQIMVIGTTLGSLLMAIAVPEAYGDSGFLFAGVYVAIQTIRPLWIILIGTNTEVRLVSVRILFWALISAIPWIAGAFTQSGARLAWWSLAVALDYLAGVLDYPTPRLGRARFRADPIQEDHLTERYRQLLIIALGETILISGIQISPHGLERDRVAALLVSFAITVLLWQIYFYRAGELLAIAIASAPSPAYVGRLASYAHLAMITGVGLTAVGDELIISHPLGHTERPWVLVILGGPAVFLIGRALLDYVTFSHVSWSRPIGLLTLAAVAPVTILLPPILVAVTATAVLTGVAISNVISWRLFPRVPKPAAPGQMSSYRP from the coding sequence ATGGCCATGGAGAGTAGGGCGGGTGAACAGCCGGGGACATACAAGCAGTCCCAGCGGGCCGGCTTCGTGGAACTGCTGTTCGACGTGGTGTTCGTGTTCGCCTTCACCCGACTCTCCGACCGGATGGTCTCTGACCTCAGCTGGCGAATGGGCTACGCGACATTCGTGCTGACGCTGGCGCTTTGGTGGGTGTGGTACCGGCTGGTATGGGCGACCAACAGGTACGACTCGACCCGACCAGCGATCCAGATCATGGTCATCGGCACCACGCTCGGTAGCCTGCTGATGGCCATCGCCGTGCCCGAGGCATACGGCGACAGTGGTTTCCTCTTCGCCGGCGTCTACGTCGCGATCCAGACAATCCGCCCGCTCTGGATCATTCTCATCGGCACAAACACAGAGGTACGGCTGGTCAGCGTTCGGATCCTCTTCTGGGCCCTCATCTCAGCGATCCCGTGGATCGCCGGCGCCTTCACCCAGAGCGGAGCGCGACTAGCCTGGTGGAGCCTTGCCGTCGCCCTGGACTACCTCGCGGGCGTCCTCGACTACCCCACGCCGCGACTCGGCCGGGCAAGGTTCCGAGCTGATCCGATCCAAGAAGACCATCTCACCGAGCGCTACCGGCAGCTCCTCATCATCGCGTTGGGCGAGACGATCCTGATCTCCGGTATCCAGATCAGCCCGCACGGTCTCGAGCGGGATCGAGTCGCGGCGCTGCTGGTGTCGTTCGCCATCACGGTTTTGCTGTGGCAGATCTACTTCTACCGGGCGGGTGAGTTGCTGGCCATCGCAATCGCATCGGCACCGTCTCCGGCATACGTCGGCAGACTCGCCTCATACGCGCACCTCGCCATGATCACCGGCGTCGGCCTCACCGCCGTCGGCGACGAACTGATCATCTCGCACCCGCTCGGCCACACCGAGCGACCCTGGGTCCTGGTCATCCTCGGCGGTCCTGCGGTGTTCCTGATCGGGCGGGCCCTGCTCGACTACGTAACCTTCAGCCACGTCTCCTGGTCCCGACCGATCGGACTCCTAACCCTTGCCGCAGTGGCCCCGGTGACGATCCTGCTCCCCCCGATCCTGGTCGCCGTCACGGCCACCGCCGTACTCACCGGAGTCGCCATCTCCAACGTGATCTCATGGCGACTGTTCCCCCGAGTACCCAAGCCAGCAGCACCCGGCCAAATGTCCTCCTACCGACCATGA